From one Triticum aestivum cultivar Chinese Spring chromosome 4B, IWGSC CS RefSeq v2.1, whole genome shotgun sequence genomic stretch:
- the LOC123090897 gene encoding glutamate decarboxylase 1: MVLSHAASAGSSDESVHSTFASRYVRASLPRFRMPENSIPKEAAYQIINDELMLDGNPRLNLASFVTTWMEPECNKLMMDSINKNYVDMDEYPVTTELQNRCVNMIAHLFNAPLGETETAVGVGTVGSSEAIMLAGLAFKRRWQNKMKAAGKPCDKPNIVTGANVQVCWEKFARYFEVELKEVKLSEGYYVMDPEKAVEMVDENTICVAAILGSTLNGEFEDVKMLNDLLVKKNEETGWDTPIHVDAASGGFIAPFLYPELEWDFRLPLVKSINVSGHKYGLVYAGIGWCIWRSKEDLPDELIFHINYLGADQPTFTLNFSKGSSQVIAQYYQLIRLGFEGYRNIMDNCQENAMVLKEGLERTGRFNIVSKDQGVPLVAFSLKDSSRHDEFEISEFLRRFGWIVPAYTMPPDAQHVTVLRVVIREDFSRTFAERLVIDIEKVLHELDALPSRSSGPALQHPNGDTVSEKDLARQREVVSVWKRAVAARKKTQGVC; encoded by the exons ATGGTGCTCTCCCACGCCGCGTCGGCAGGGTCGTCCGATGAGTCGGTGCACTCCACCTTCGCCTCCCGCTACGTCCGCGCCTCCCTGCCCAG GTTCCGGATGCCGGAGAACTCGATCCCGAAGGAGGCGGCGTACCAGATCATCAACGACGAGCTGATGCTGGACGGGAACCCGCGGCTGAACCTGGCGTCCTTCGTCACCACCTGGATGGAGCCCGAGTGCAACAAGCTCATGATGGACTCCATCAACAAGAACTACGTCGACATGGACGAGTACCCCGTCACCACCGAGCTCCAG AACCGATGCGTGAACATGATCGCGCATCTCTTCAATGCTCCTCTCGGGGAGACCGAGACGGCCGTGGGAGTGGGCACCGTCGGCTCTTCGGAGGCCATCATGCTCGCCGGGCTGGCCTTCAAGAGGCGTTGGCAGAACAAGATGAAGGCCGCCGGCAAGCCCTGCGACAAGCCCAACATCGTCACCGGCGCCAACGTCCAA GTTTGCTGGGAGAAGTTCGCGCGCTACTTCGAGGTGGAGCTCAAGGAAGTGAAGCTGAGCGAGGGGTACTACGTGATGGACCCCGAGAAGGCCGTTGAGATGGTCGACGAGAACACCATCTGCGTCGCCGCCATCCTCGGCTCCACCCTCAACGGCGAGTTCGAGGACGTCAAGATGCTCAACGACCTCCTCGTCAAGAAGAACGAGGAGACAGG CTGGGACACGCCGATCCACGTGGATGCGGCGAGCGGCGGGTTCATCGCGCCGTTCCTGTACCCGGAGCTGGAGTGGGACTTCCGGCTGCCGCTGGTGAAGAGCATCAACGTGAGCGGGCACAAGTACGGCCTCGTGTACGCCGGGATCGGGTGGTGCATCTGGAGGAGCAAGGAGGACCTGCCGGACGAGCTCATCTTCCACATCAACTACCTCGGCGCCGACCAGCCCACCTTCACCCTCAACTTCTCCAAAGGTTCCAGCCAGGTTATCGCGCAGTATTACCAGCTGATCCGCCTTGGTTTCGAG GGGTACAGGAACATCATGGACAACTGCCAGGAGAACGCGATGGTGCTCAAGGAGGGGCTGGAGCGCACGGGCCGGTTCAACATCGTGTCCAAGGACCAGGGCGTCCCGCTGGTGGCCTTCTCCCTCAAGGACAGCAGCCGGCACGACGAGTTCGAGATCTCCGAGTTCCTCCGCCGCTTCGGCTGGATCGTGCCCGCCTACACCATGCCCCCCGACGCGCAGCACGTCACCGTGCTCCGCGTCGTCATCCGCGAGGACTTCAGCCGCACCTTCGCCGAGCGCCTCGTCATCGACATCGAGAAGGTGCTCCACGAGCTCGACGCCCTCCCGTCCCGCAGCAGCGGGCCCGCCCTGCAGCACCCCAACGGCGACACCGTCAGCGAGAAGGACCTGGCCAGGCAGCGCGAGGTGGTGTCCGTCTGGAAGAGGGCCGTCGCCGCCAGGAAGAAGACCCAGGGCGTCTGCTGA